A region of the Arachis hypogaea cultivar Tifrunner chromosome 15, arahy.Tifrunner.gnm2.J5K5, whole genome shotgun sequence genome:
TCTGGCAGAATGGGAGCTTGTCATTCTCATTGTTGCACCATCTTGGAAGGCGTGTTTGGTTATCCTCGAAAATCTTAAGCATGTATGCATCCCGAATCTAATGAAAAAACAATATGAAACTAATAAGCCAGCAAGCAATTATGATGACCAGGAGTCCTCTAATCACTAAGGTGGTATGACTTACAGTGAATTCAGTTACTTGAATGGAGCTAGAAAAGGGGCTGAAAATCCCAGCCTCTTTATACATCGAAAGAATAAAGGCAACACATGTTGTTGACTTGCCATCGCTGTACACCCATTCATCTTGTTCTGGAATGGTAAGTAATTGATCAAATGCTATCCCACGCTTCTCAGTCTCGAGTAGAATGTCATGCAAATCCAAGCCCTGAAAGCAAATACAATAAGATTGcattaacaataaataaaagGATTTTATCATGAGGAACTATTCAAAGATTTTATTCTCAATGCAATACAGTATCATTCAAGAAATGAAATTATGCCAGCATATTGTACACATCACTAAACTATATCACGAAATTCCTAAACTGACAAATTCCACTTCAATAATGAAACAGAGTGAAGCATTTCAAGCAGGATAGTCCTTATAGATCAAATTTGCATGCAATGAGAAAGGAAGGGCATGTATGAAGAGTTCTTATTAATATATTGTAACCCTTCTTTTCACCATGATCATCAAATTATAGAACAGCATCAGTTATACTTTGATGTCATCGGCAAACTAAGGGCCTGTTtgcattttgttttcattttctgtttcaaAACTTTCAGTGTTTTTCTATTTTCAGGCTGTTTTTAGTTTTCTTCCTAAAAAAAGGAAATACTAAAAATTACGATAGGAAATTAAAACAGAAACCAATCAGAACCTTATCCCAAGTGATGTCAACTTGTTTTGCCCGTGACTTATTAGCTGTAAAAGTGAAAGAAACATGCGATTGCAGACACACACACATACAACTTACATCCACGTATTCATGTATGAAAATTATGAGTCCAATTTGACTCCCAAAATATATTCAAAGCAAATGGATACTCTTTATCACACCAATGGTTCAAACTTCAAACAGCATCAAGATATACCTCAGTCCCTAGCCGCTTATTCAGTGCTTCATTCCACATATTTGCAGCATAAGCTGGCTGCATTCTAGTCCACATAGACATGACAGAAATTACCTGCACAGAACAAGTCATCAGAAACAAGATTTCACTGCTTTTACATTATATAATACAGTCACCTCTAGGTAAATCAGCATGCACTTCACATAATTGCTGGTTCAATTTCATTACGATAATTCTTAAGACTGAAAAATGCAATGAAAAGATTAATACCAAGTGAGCATCAAGAGGTGGTGGATAGTTGTCAGCTACTGTGTCAATCCAACTAAATATCATATTATGATAACCATATGGCTTGCCAGACATGCTTCGAGCATACTCCCATGCTGCAGTGGTGTTGAATTTGGCACGCAGCTCTGGATGAAGTGGAAGCAATGCTATCTGTGGGTTAGAATCATCTTTGAGAGCTGATTCCCACCATTCAAGCCATGGAATAACCACTATAATTTCTTCACCCTGTAGCCAGAGACAGACATCCAGATAAGATAATCAGCAATTGTGTTAACATAATCAATGGTAAAAAGTTGGCGGTCAGACACTAGTGATGATATGAACATATTTTTAGGAAAACAAATAAGATCAGAATACTATCAAGTATAAATATAATTGTGTGAGTGCATTCAGTTGAACAGATCTAAAGTCCTCCACATTCTATACCTTTTCATTCTCATGCCCTGATTCACCAACCCATAAATTGCCCATTTCATCCTTCAAGCAAACTGCAGTATGACCGGCAAAAGCACCAGTTACCCACTTTTCTAAGGTCTCAAAACCTCCCCACCTACCACGGATCTTTGATACAGCTAAAAAGTCTCCAGAATGAACATCTGCAGGATCAATCGTTGCACGCCAAGGCTGATCGCGTTTCTCGAATGTAGCTCCCATGTGTTTCCTTAGGAACTCTAAGTTGGCATTTTGACCCCATGCAGTGTTGGAGAATAGAGGCAAAAcatcaattaaagaaagcagTGTCCCCAGCATCCCCGATGGCATGAGAAACACAGAAACCCCATGCTGCTTTACCTGATCAATTCAGTGAAAATGTTAACTTCCTATAGTTTGGGATTAAAAAGTATAAGAAATTTCAAACATAGTAGGGAACCAGGAAAATACATATTCCAACTCTGCAGGCTCTTCCCATGAATCAAACTTCAAGGTATGTTCTCGAGCAGAGAAGTAGTAGTCCCATGTTATCCTGTATGGTGTCGCGAAAACATAGAGGTCCATACAGGTCCAGCTGTGTGCAGCTGCTGTCTGCGAAAGgccaaaaatcttttcaatataCGAACAAAACAATCCCATAATATAAAGTGGGCAGAAGAGGGGAAAACAGTAGATAGATAGATGCTTATATTCCAAATTAATCTATCAATCCGTAGCTTCCCAGCTTCCAATACCAGAACCATCCTATCAACTAGACAACTATCCCGTAAACCAAAAGTGAGAAAGAGAGATGAAAAACTGGGTGTATATACTGAATTTATGCAAAAGGCATCTAGGTTATAGCGGTTAAATAACACAAACAATTTCATGGCAAAGTAATACCAGTTCACTTACGTTCCCATGGGGAAAAGAAtcagttgaaaaagaaaaagttcagTGGTTCACTACTCAACCAGTCAACAACTATTGAAATGGATCACACTGTGAGTAAATTAGAACAGAAATATGAAGTATGAATTAAAAAAGGCCTAGTTTTTGCTTTAACagaatgattatgattatgattacatACTGATTCAAAAAAGTTATACTTTTCTACTTATAGTTGGGAACCACAAAAACGACCAATATTCTCAATTGAATTACGTCAATGAATTCATAATCAAACACAGTTCAACCTAACTAACACAAACTCCACTTCACAAGTTCAGTAATCACTACCAATTATGATTAATAATGATCAAAgcaagttaaaaataataataaaaatcgaGAGAGAGAAAGTCAAACCTTGAGATAGAGAACGCCACCCCCCAAATCAGAATCATCCCTGTCACCTGTGGTGAACTCCAGTTTCGCTTCATTATCAAAAAAGCAAGCACCTTTCCACTGAATAGAACCGTTGGTGGGACTCACCGATCCAACGAAAGAAGGGAGCAAATCGACGGCACTGTGGAAATTGTTAAGAACAGGCCACGATATCCCGTGAGGGAGAACTGGGAGCACATCTTTGACTCTGAAGGGAACCTTGAGAGCGCTGCCGAAGTTCGAAAACCCTAGAAtccacaaaagaagaaagaagaaacggagtggagaagaagaaggagggggAGACATGAATTTGGATGGGGATATTTTGGGAATTTCGCAAGAAACTGGGTTTTGATGGATTTTAGGGGTTTTGATCCATTCCAGGGGTTGGGGATTTGGGAAGTTGGGTTGTTACGCCGTGAAGGATGGAGACGACGACGTGGGAGAGTGGTGGTGTGAGGCGGGAGTGGTTGGAACTTGGAAGTGTGGAAGTTTTGGTGAATTATTGTGATAGCATGCGGTGTTGGTGGGACTCATCACGACACGTGGcatgaaaaggatgatgatgttgCCAGTTCGTTAAGTACAAAACTGGattctaaattctaataaaatccaCAAGTAAAAGACAACGTGATTCAAGTGTTTAAAGAGAAGTCGAAGCCTTTGTCTTCAATGAACCAACTAGAATATTGGATCTTAATGGTCCTTCGTCGTAAACAATTTTAAATTACGTCAAATTACtcttttgttatttcttttttcttttaaaaagaatttctaaattacctttttcttttttctcgtgAGAGAAAAAAAGTGATATCATATCAAACTAATGGCATTAgacactaaaaaaaataataataatgacatattttttttttttagcaagGTCACCACTATATCTTCTTTGAACTATGACCATACACACTTGATCATCATCTATCCGTATTGATGAATCCTGGTAAAAAGACCAATGTTTTCACTATTTACCAAACAGCATCTCCAACGGGAAGGAAATTTGAGCCCGGTTACTGTTTtgtgaaagagaaagaagaattggAGCGTTGAAGTGGGAAGAAAGTGAGTTCTCTCACTAATTTCAAGAAGAAAGAGTCTCTGATTATCCAATCAACACTTGTCATTTGAcaagttatataaaaaataaataattatataaaatgttaattaattaaataataattaatttaataattattataataattaattatattaaatattaatatttttatttaattaataatttatattaattatttatgtcataattaatattgaatattatttatattattatattaaattagtcgTTGTAAAAAAATGTCCAACTTTAAAATAGGCAGCAACATagacaattgaaagaggacttgattgaacacatatggcaATTTTACAATGTTTGTCGTCAACTATagagtttaattatgtttttctttgtattaagtaattttataatttagtgtaatcccgaattatatattgtgtattattgttatatatgaatttatttaatattaatatcttttaatagtgaattatttttaaatttataaatttaatttatataattgaaaaaattaattaagtattttaattaattaattaagtgggaccacaacagagactaaagttagttcctctaTTTACTGTTTAGGACGCAAAAGCttatgtggagttactttttatgacagatggattataaataaaaaatgggaTGAATTTTCTACTCGAGATGGTCTAAGATCAACTTTCTTATTAGGAGAATTTTTGgatggaaaaaatatttttaaaattttaacggTCTAAATACAATCTTTCATTCAAACTATTAAAAATAGAAATGAACGGTTTAGATTaagtgattattttatataataaaaactataataatattaattagtaatttaattttcatcaaattttggttttacatttttatcctatctttttttttaaatatattttttcgcTTATATTaatctcttctctttttctctccctctctctccccctttctCTCTCTGGAGACTCTTCACACTTTTTATTGTCCAGTGCCCACCACcccccaacaacaacaataaaagctTCGCTCAAATTTTAGACTAAATCCTTATTTTGGTGAAATTTACGCAATTATCTATTTTGGTCCTTGAAATTTAAAATGACCTATACTAATCCTCTATATTTAAGTCCGGACACTAATACTGAGATGACATCCTCCCTACCACGTTAGATGATGAGTAAACGACGTCATTTATCGTTAACACCCAAATAAATCAAAAATGTCGTCGCGTTGTATGTGAAGGGAGAAGAAACTATGGAGACCCAAAATaaagtattcttcttcttctctacctcCACTATTCTTCAGTTCTGACTTGTTTGGACGCCAAGGGTAAACGACGTCATTTACTTATCATCCAGCATCGAAGAAAGGGTGCTATATCAACAGTCCGTTTGCCTAGTCATCGCTGGAAAGAGTCGAATGACCATATTGGTGCCCAAACTTAAATCTGGAGGATtaatatagataattttaaattttaaagaccaaattaaataattgcatgaatttcaaaaaccaaaaatgaATATTAAGTACAAATTTTAGGACGAACAAATTTTTTTACGAGGAACAAAAGTCATTATTAAGGGCCAAAGTGCCAGGAAATAGCTTAGATATGCAAGCTTCGTTCATATGTCTTAGTTACTCTATAAAATATAGTTTCTCAATATGTTTCTTTTAATGTCACTAAAATTGGAAACTGGTTTGGATTTTGAATACAATTCCACTGAACTGGAAATTATTCCTTGTTTTTGGGAGAGTTGAAAAATTGTTATTCATTCTTTGTTCTTGCAATataggaaagaaaaaaataattagtaataatattagggaaagtatgaggagtcaatggaatatttgtacaatacgtacaatggaggtttagagagtattagagatataatcattagtgttacctttttctatagttcgatccttggtgaacccgaaaatcagtttaagtttttgggaagatggttattctagatagtatggggGGATAAAAAACGTTATTAAGCCATGGGAGGAAACAATTTACGTAATTCAGCCAAAATGAATTCTGATACACCATTCCACCAAATATgacttttatataattcgaattaatAAAATTCGAATTATATTTACACGTAATTCGAATTGAATCACATCGAATTACTCCCAAGCAATATTCGAACCTAGTTCGAATCAAATTGTATCGAATTTTGCATGTATAGTTCGAGTTATATTAACTCGAATTACTTGGAGCACGTGGCCTAGAGTAgttcgaatcaaattgattccAATTACTCACATTTGGAATCAAATGGCTAATTACACATTGTACAATAAgatactaaaaaaaatactatataatataaaaaatatatactaaaagaaGTATAAATTAAGATTATAGTAAATTAactttagtataaaattattaaatataaattaattttaactcctattagtacattgaattaaaaataacatataaaaatgtatttgtatttattaaattttaataacatataaaaattaatgactttttaaatatttttttataataggagtacatttttatatactttaaatactttgtataaaaatgtacttgtatttatcatacaaaaataaagtgttgtgccaatataataacattataacattttaaatcaatttttttctaggattttagattAAAAGCAGCACATGAAAAAGCATTATTGGTATTTTAAagctaacttaattaaaaaagatagaactgtattttttaggattttatgtacataattaggctaatttttttaatattgatcaaAGATGTGTGTTACACTATATTATTTGGTTTCAAGTAAGTTTTACtctactatatttttttttttacttttcaaaagacacaaatctaaaaaattttataaattaattttaaaaaaaatatcattgacattttataaaattttgtagatTTGTgtcttttgaaaagtaaaaaaaaaatttataaaacatcAATGATAACCTATAGGGatcaacaaagtaattaaacctttaaaaaataacaacctaagcaaaataacctaagcaaataacttaaaattaaaaaataacaacctaaataaataataaataataatttaaaagaataaaatacaaataacttagaatttaaaaaagtaacaacctaagcaaataacttaaaatgataaaaagagtTTGTTGTCAATAAGTTTGCTAAGAAAAAATcgatgaaataaataaatttatcaatgaatttattttttctaaaacaatAAACTTACCAACCAATTAGGTGTAATCAAATTCAGGAGCATTGAGAGTGTCAAAACTCACAATACTAAATTCATATTATAGGAAATGCACTCTACTATACAGATTGAAGTGGtatagagagagaaaataaattctttttataattattttttattattttattgttattcaaAATGTGAGTCCTaccttttttaatttctctttcatcccataaaaaaatttgtaaactTATATCTTTACAGTATAATTCACCATTATAAGATACTTAACGATTCCAGAAGTTTGTGCATAATGATACGTTGGTTTAAATCCATATTAGTTATTATGTGAACTTAGTTTcttcaaaaattataatttatttttttttttaataaaagagtaataattatataataaaaataaaatataactataatttaaaaaaaaaaataacaatttacgtaaataatttataaataatttttttaaattagtttaataatattaaaaactaaatatctAATAACCTAATAAAgcatatttaaaaattcaaaaagtgacaatctaaaaaaaataatttataatttataaataaaattttaaagatttctAGTGACAACACCtaagtaaataatttttaaatttaatatatgagcGTCAtgttaacataataaaaattctCTATTTGTATTatcataaagataaaaaatttgattttttttcttatatatattacaaaaaataattatttccaaaacaaaaataaataattatttacgaatgaacataattaattatatgacaAAAATAATAGTAGTacgtttatttttatcaaattgaatcccattaaattattaatttaaattcaatctatttaatttttaatttcaataacatTTCCTACATTGTTCtgtgtgaaattttttttatcaaactaaatccatatttttaatttatattcagttattttttttccaagcctaattttcatatgaaacaaATAAATGATCACATTCACCAAAACCAGCAACAATCAGTTGGAGATCAACCAAATAACAAAAACATTCGAAGTccagtaaaaaaaagtcaacgCCCTTAATTAACAACATTAACTATTAATCAGTTTCACTTAATTAATCCTTTTTTATTAACACGCAACATAGATATTGATAGTTTGCAGATCTTGTCTCCTCCGTCAAGACACACACCACACGCGTTCATTTAGGCTCCGTTTGGTTGATGTATAGAATGAGACATAGACACAAAGACACAGACATTAAAGACatagacataaaatatttgtgtctatatattgtgtttggtaaaaataatgaacaagacacaaatatttgaaaaagattgaatTACCCTTCATTTAACTACAATTTTATCAACACCACTGCACATCCATCACCTCAAACGCTACATGTCATtaccattaaatttttatttcttttcgtatttttttcttctaatatCATCTCAAATTatcattcaaatattaaatatacagttttttttgaaaaaaaaatagaaaatcaaagcctaaaatttatcaaagattaattaaaatttaaataaataaaaaattaaatgtataattttttttgaaaaaaacggAAGAACAAATTTGGttgtaaaatctaaaagaggaagtaaaaaaagaaatatttgaagaGATAAGaggacaaattttaaaaattgaataagggtaaaagagtaaaaaattagtATCTCACAAGTTGTGTCTCAGTGTCTCATCAAATTAGAGGTACACAAATTTAGTGTCTCCGTGTCCATCCGTGTCCTCCCGTGTCCATCAAAAATCTGTCTCACCAAACCAAACAGCAGACATATGTCATCGTGTTCATGTCTCATTGAGACATGGACATCAACCAAACACTACCTTATTGTTTACCTACGTACGTTCAACAGATGAGGAAAAAAAATTGCTTCCTCACCATAACATTGgccaaacaaaaaaagaaaaataaagatactaatgtaattttatcattttattttttagttttttttttatttagaccACCAGAGTCACTAATAtatctttttcctctctaatatatcttttttcacctaagtcaaaacctttttattattttttattttcaaaacctaTCTCTTAACTAGGCGAAACATCACAGTAATGCAATGTTGTAGAAGTAATTAAGTTTATTTTATGACACACAATATgataaattacaaatattttctaAAGTTGTTAAAGCTGCGTTTATGTTATTCCTTAAGTAGGCCTGAAAGTTgtcaaaaggaaaaatagatgtCGAAGACAGTACAAAGTTACAATTAGATTGCTGTCTTAGAACCTATAAATGATGTGATTGATCAAGTTGCAAAGTGATTGTAAGAAAAATAGTGCATCATATCATGCTTGTGATCATTTTTCTTTGAATGTTGAAGATGATGGTGATTTATagctttaaatttttattaatttgtttagttttttacaaaaaattgttaaataatggTAGAGAAGAATAGGGTTTTAACTGTATTTGGATTTTTGTGGTtgtagaaagaaaataaaaagagaaaaaaaaagaaaaagaaaacactttaaaaaggataaaattactaattcaaattatattatttttaatataatataattattaaaaaatattattttataaaaaagacTTTTGATCTTAActaatttattcaaattttttaacgTCCAAGTTCTTGGCATCTTGGGCCATGAAAATCGTGAAGATTCTTTTTCTATGGAAGAATTCTCTAAAGTTGAagtatttactatttattttgtcaaaaaaaGTATTCACTATTTTCTATGAATATATAATCAAATAGGTTCTCAAGAAATTTTGTGTCGATCGTTCTGGTcctccaaaatttttttattacattcaaaGTCTCTAAACTTTATATAAGTGAGACATATAGGTTCCCCTATTAGTCGTAAAAACCGAAATTTTTACGTATAAccattttaagaaaataataatttttaactgtcCGGAGTTGATTCAAAAATATGGAAatgttattttgaaaataaaaaggtgaaatttgatttcaatgaatttttttgagttgaaaaatgtatcttttgcgaAAGATTTTTGTAAAAAGGCGTACCGATGCTTAAGCCGGTAGTACTGACTCCAATCTGTCCGGTAcaatgcattgagaaaaataagatttttgaaaattgaatttattgttttcaaaggacaaaaataatttagaattgaaaatcgaGGCACTAATTCTaaaagttttggcccaaagtgggtcaaacgagctaaaaatgctaacgggttggaccgggcccaagttgggcccaaatcCAACATATATATCTGTTCATTAAGAGGCATATAGCCTCATTTTTCATAAAAAAGAGAGATAGGGgcgtgagaagagagaagagaagggttTGGGGTTTCACTATTCACTCAAACCTTGTTTTGCTTATATCTTGAGATACGGAGTTCTGATTGACGAGTTGTTTGCTGTCACACGAAGCTCTCGTCGAGCCCGTCATTTCTAACTAAGATTTGTAGGTGAGAACTCTAAACTCGAGCTCCAATTTCCTGCCCTAGcatttttgcattttttgttctagttcttgag
Encoded here:
- the LOC112750100 gene encoding uncharacterized protein yields the protein MSPPPSSSPLRFFFLLLWILGFSNFGSALKVPFRVKDVLPVLPHGISWPVLNNFHSAVDLLPSFVGSVSPTNGSIQWKGACFFDNEAKLEFTTGDRDDSDLGGGVLYLKTAAAHSWTCMDLYVFATPYRITWDYYFSAREHTLKFDSWEEPAELEYVKQHGVSVFLMPSGMLGTLLSLIDVLPLFSNTAWGQNANLEFLRKHMGATFEKRDQPWRATIDPADVHSGDFLAVSKIRGRWGGFETLEKWVTGAFAGHTAVCLKDEMGNLWVGESGHENEKGEEIIVVIPWLEWWESALKDDSNPQIALLPLHPELRAKFNTTAAWEYARSMSGKPYGYHNMIFSWIDTVADNYPPPLDAHLVISVMSMWTRMQPAYAANMWNEALNKRLGTEGLDLHDILLETEKRGIAFDQLLTIPEQDEWVYSDGKSTTCVAFILSMYKEAGIFSPFSSSIQVTEFTIRDAYMLKIFEDNQTRLPRWCNNENDKLPFCQILGEYRMELPGYNTLEPYSNMNENCPSLPPIYDRPSQC